AAGTTCATTGACGACAAAGTCGCCTTCTCCCGGATGCCGACGGAGAAAGAGTTAGATGAGGTCGTCAGAGACTTCAATGCAGTTGTTGTCCTCGTTGAAGAGCACGAGCTCCCTTACCCGCTTGAAGAGTGGGAAAAGAGGGGTGTAGAAGTCCTCCACAGTCCGATTCCAGACTTCACGGCTCCAAGCATAGAGCAACTCCTTCAGATCCTCCGATGGATTGAAGAGAGGGTCAAAGGAGGGAAGAGGGTTCTTATTCACTGCATGGGTGGTCTTGGGAGGAGCGGGACCGTGGCTGTTGCGTGGCTCATGTACTCGCGCGGCCTTTCCCTGCGCGAGGCACTCATGGAGGTCAGAAAAAAGAGGCCCGGGGCAGTGGAGACGTGGGAGCAGATGGAGGTTTTGCAGGAGCTTGAACGACATCTCAGAAGCCGTTGAAGCTCACGACCTCCTCAAGCTCCCTCCTCTCGTACTTTGGCTTGGGGTCGGCGGGATAGCCAACGGGGAGTATCGTCTGGAGCTTGTAATCCTTTGGAGCGTTTAGGAGTTCCTCAATGGGCCTCGGGTTCGGAGGGGTGTAAGTTACAGTGCCGAGGCCGAGTTCCTCAAGAGCAAGCAGAAGATAACCCACAGCTATCCACGTTGACTGGAGCCAGTAGGGAGCTTTAATGTGGCCGAAGACGAGGATTAGGTAAGGAGCCTCGCTCAAAAAGGGTTTTTCGAATGTAAACCCTTTCTCTTTTAACCACTCTCCCAGCTTGCCGGAGACTTTATCGTGAAACTTCTTCTCTTCAGCCTCACAGACATCGCGGATTTTTGCCTTCAGCCACTCGTCCTCTATGATTACGAACTTCCAGGGCTGGGCGTTCATCCCGGAGGGGGCTTCCTTGGCCGCTTCTATGGCCTTTAGAATGTCCTCTTTCGGCGGTTTGTCGGGCATGAACTTTCTAACAGTCTTTCTCCTTTTGGCGAGCTCAAGGACACGCATTCAACCACCTGCTTAATTTTAGATTCAAAATGCTAAAAACGTTTAGACGTAGAACACCATCCCATCGTAGGCCACGAGGACTTTGTTTCTCCACTTCCTTCTCACGTACTCCACGAGCTCGAGGAAGGGCAGGTTCTTGTGGGAGATGTGGCTTAAAACTGTCCTTTCCGCAAGCTGAAGGCCGATTTCAGCGGCCTCATCCACGTTGTTGTGGTTGGGATCATCGAAGCCGGGCGGATAAGTGGCATCGACGATGGCCAGCCTCAGAGGTGCTTTTTCCCTCAAGAGCTCCCAGGTCTCCTCTGGAAGGCCTTTTGTGTCGTAGAGAAGAGCCACACTCTTTCCATCTTCCTCTATGAGATAGCCGAGGGTCTCAACGTCGTGGTTAAGTCTTATGGCCGTTATCTTCAGTGTTTCCACTTTCAGCGTATCGCCGGGCTTCAGCGTCTTCGGCCGGAGGTTCTTCGGGTCGTTGAGGATCAGAGCGTCCGCGTGTCCCTCGGGTGCGTAGAGCTCCGTCTCCAGCGCCATCCAGCGGAGCTTGTAGAGGCCGTAGATGTGGTCGTGGTGCCAGTGGGTCAGGAAGATCGCTTCAAGCGGGACGTTGAGGAAGTCCCTTATGTCAGTTCCGACGTCGAAGAGGACGGCTTTTCTGTTCTCCGTGATTACTGCTAGGGTCGAGGGCCTCCTCTGGGCGAAGCCGAATTTCCGGGCTTCGTTACAGGAGGAACAGGTGCAGAGGTGTGCCGGAATCCCCTCGCTTCCGCCCGTGCCGATGAAGTAGACGAGCATCTCAATCACCGGACATTGGGGTGTTTTATGGCTGTAAAACATCTGCCGGTTAAAAGGTTTTGGAAGTAGAATGGCCGTCCGATTTTCGGTGATAGCTTTAAAACCTGTAGGGGAGCCCAAAACCCTAAGGCATGTGCACTCGTAGTGCAAAGACGTTTATGGAAAACCTACAGAGGGAAATGACTTCCTCATGGGCCTATTTTAGAGGGATTGAGAGATGACGAGAGCGAAACCCACACAGATACTGTGAAACAACGGTTCTACAAAATACATGGACATAGGAAAAAGATAAGTCTTCAATTTCGTTTTCTTTTGCTTTAGAACTCCGTGGAAATTGGGCATCCGAGAGCCTTAAATACTAATCTTGATTAGTACTAACCATGATTAGTCGATTTATTGACAGGGAGAGGGAGCTGGGAATCCTCGAAAGGGAATGGAAAACACCCCATCCTTCGTTGTCATCTACGGAAGGAGAAGGGTTGGAAAGACCAGGCTTCTCGTGGAGTTTTCGAGAGGGAAGAAAGTCTTCTTTCGCACCTTCATGGAGGGGACGAAGGAGAGCCAAGTCAAAAGTCTCGCAGGAGAGCTAGCCGATTTCTTTAACGATGAAGTCTTCCTAAGCTTCTCTGACTGGTACCCCCTTTTCAAGTACCTTTCGGGAAAAATCAACGAAAAAACTCTCCTCGTATTCGATGAGTTCACCTACGCGGTCAAAAGTGATAAAGGCATCTTAAGTACACTCCAGAGGGCATGGGATCACGAGTTAAGCAATAAACCAGTGATGCTCGTCCTCTCCGGTTCACTTATGGGAATGATGGAGGACGAGGTTCTGAGCCACTCCTCCCCTCTCTACGGCAGGAGAACCGCCGGCTTCAGGCTCCGCCCTCTGAGGCTCTTCCCCTCCCTCAGATTTTTCAAAGACTTTACAGAAGGCCTGAAGTTCTACATGCTCCTTGGTGGAATCCCAGCGTATCTTATCATTGCCTCCCGCTACAAGACAGTTGGAGAGTTTGTCGAGGGAGAGTTCCTTACCCCCGAAGGGTACTTCTATGACGAGCCGTACATAGTCCTCTCCGAGCTTAGGGAGCTGAAAACTTACTTTTCAATCCTCTCGGCAATGGCAACAGGGAGGAGAAAGCCTTCGGTAATAGCCAGTAGTGTGGGCCTGGAAGGGAGGCGAATATATCCCTACCTCGAGACTCTGATACGGCTCGGCTTCGTAGAGAGGGAGCTTCCGGTTGTGGGTAAGGAGAGGAGGGGCCTCTACAAGATTTCCGACCCGATGTTAATGAGCTGGTTCTCGCTCGTCTATCCGAACAGAACGAGGATAGAGCTTGGGACAATGACCCTCGATGAGGTTGGAGAGACCCTCCAGAAAATCTTTTCCTTCCGCTTCGAGGAAGTTTCAAGGGAATTCCTCATAGAGCTGAATAGGACTGGGAAGCTCCCCTTCAGGTTCACCAAGATTGGGAGGTGGTGGTATAAGGGTGAAGAGATTGACGCCGTTGCCCTCAACGAAAAGGAGAAGGAGGTCCTTTTTGTTGAGGTCAAGTGGGAGGATTTGAGTGAGGGGGAAGGGCGGGGGATTTTAAGAGACCTCGAACGGAAAGCCGAGCTCGTTGGTCTTAAGGGATGGGAGAAGAGCTATGGGCTAATAGGAAAGAGAGTAGAAGGAAAAGGGGAGCTTAGAGACGAGGGGTGGCTGGTTTGGGACTTAAAGGACTTTAAGCGGTTTGGAAAATAAGTCCCATGATCGCCATGTTGGCAAGAAGGTATGAAGACGTTTTGTGGAAAAGCTAGAAAGTCGGCTTTTCTTTTTCTCGCAAATCCACAAACTCTTAAATTCTCGAACCTAAAATTTAGTTTGGTAACCATGAAGTTCATCGCCGACATGATGCTCGGTCGCCTGGCACGGTGGCTCAGGCTGTACGGGTACGACACCCTCTACGGGATAGTGGACGACGACGAGATCATCAAGAGGGCCCTCGCCGAGGCCAGGGTCATCCTCACCCGGGATGAGGAGCTGGCAGAAAAGGCGGAAAAGCTCGGCGCCAGGGTTATCTTCCTCTCCTCGAACTCCCTTGAGAGACAGGTTGAGGAACTGAGAAAGTTCGGCGTCGAGTTCAGGGAGCTCTTCCCGGAGAACGCCCGCTGTCCAAAGTGCAACGGGCCGATAGAGAGGGTCCCAAAGGAGTACGTCAAGGGAAAAGTGCCGGAGAGCGTTTACGAAAAATATGACGAGTTCTACGTCTGCAAGAAGTGCGGGCAGATATACTGGCCCGGAAGGCAGTGGAAGGAGATGCTTAAAATAGACAGAAAGCTCAGACTGGGAAAGTCTGAGGAGAAGGAATAAAACAAAGAGTCACCCAAGCGGGTGGTGGCAGGCCGCGAAGTGATTGTGGGAGACCTCCACCAGCTTTGGCTCTTCGTTCCTGCACTTCTCGTCCGCGAAGGGGCATCTCGGATGGAAGCGACAGCCGCTGGGTGGGTTGGCGGCGTTCGGAACCTCTCCGGTAATCTTGAACTTCTTCTTCCGCTTTCTGCGTTCTATCGAGGGGACAGCGTCTATCAGGGCCCTTGTGTACGGGTGGGCGGGATTTCTTAGAACCTCTTCAGTCGGGCCTATCTCCACTATCTTCCCGAGGTACATAACCGCTATTCTGTCCGCTATGAGCTTCCCTACGGCTATGTCGTGGGTTATGAAGAGCTGGCTGAGGTTGTACTCCCTCCTGAACGACTCGAGAAGATCCAGTATTGAAGCGCGCATTGATACGTCTATCATAGAGACTGCCTCGTCAGCCACCACGAACTCCGGCTTGAGTATCATTGCCCTCGCTATAACGACCCTTTGCCTCTGGCCGCCGCTGAGGTGGTGTGGATAGCGGTCGTAGAACTCGTCCTCAGGTGTTAGACCGACACGCTTGAGCATCTTGAGCGCGATCTCCCTGGCTTCCTCCTTGTCCGCCAGACCGTGGACGAGGAGGGGGTGCGCTATTGCGTCGCCTATCTTCATCCTAGGACTCAGGCTCGCGTATGGATCCTGGAAGATTATCTGCATCCTCCTGCGGAATGGTCTCAGCTCCTCCTTGCTGAGCTTCATTATGTCGGTGCCGTCGAAGATAACCCTGCCGTCGGTCGGCTCGATAAGCCTCAGAACTGCCCTCCCAGTCGTTGTTTTTCCACAACCGCTCTCGCCTATTAACGCCAGAACCTCACCGCGCTCTATCTCAAAGCTCACCCCGTCCACTGCCCTAACGTACCTCACCGGCTCTTTCCTAAGGGCCTCGATGATGCTTCGCTTTATCGGAAAGTACTTCTTCAGGTTCTCGACCCTGAGGAGCGGCTCACCCATTCCCGCCACCTCCTGGGAAGTGGCATGCCACATAGTGGCCTTTCTCGACCTCTCTGAACTCGGGCTCCTCTGTATCGCAGACGCCCGCCCTGGCAAAGGGACACCTCGGGTGGAAGCGACAGCCGGCCGGAGGATTCCTCAGGTCGGGTGGATAGCCTGGAATGGCCTTCACCTTACCTTCCTTCCAGAGGTCGGGTACGGCCTCGATGAGGGCCTTAGTATATGGGTGCATCGGGTTCTCAATTATCTGCTCCACCGTCCCGAATTCGACGAGCTTTCCCGCGTACATAACTGCTATCTTGTCGCTCCTCTCGGCGGCAAGGGATATGTCGTGGGTGACGAAGTATATGCTCGTCCCTTCCTCCTTGAGGCCCTCAATTAGATCCATTATGGAGTCCTGAACTATAACGTCCAAGGCGGTAGTCGGTTCGTCCGCGATGAGGAGCTTGGGGTTGAAGGCCATCGCCATCGCTATGCTTATCCTCTGCCTCTGGCCGCCGCTGAGCTGGTGTGGGTAGGAGTCCAGCCTGTCTGGGGGCAGGTTGACCCGCTCAAGCAGCTCCTTCGCACGCTCCATTGCTTCCTCTTCAGGGACGCCGTGGACGGTCATGACCTCTACCATCTGGTCTCCTATCTTCCTTAGTGGATCGAGGCTCGTCATTGGGTCCTGGAAAATCATGCTAAGCTCCTTCCCCCTTATTGTTCTAAGCTCCTCCTTGGGGAGCTTTAGGAGATTCTTCCCCTCGAAGATGACTTCACCAGACACTATCTTTCCCGGGGAAGGTACGAGGTTCATGACGGCGTGGGCGACTGTTGATTTTCCGCTCCCGCTCTCACCGACGAAGATCACCCACTCACCCCTGTCTATGCTGAAGGTAACTCCCTCGGCCCCTCTGACGACTCCAGAGAGTGTGTAGTAGTACACGCTAAGGTTCCTGACTTCGAGCAACATCCTTATCACCTCGTTCCAAGCGACAGCCTCTCGCTGAGGGCCTCTCCTATCAGCGCGAAGGCCATGGCCAGTAGCATGATCATTATTCCGGGGAAGAACACCAGCCACCAGTAGCCGTCTAGCAGGAAAGGCTGACCTACGCGCAGGTCGTATCCCCAGTCGGGAGTCGGCGGCGTTACTGAGAGTCCCAGGAAGCTCAGGCCTGCCTCGGTGAGTATCGCATCCGCGACGCTCAGGGTGAAGACTACCAGAACCGTTGGTGCCAGGTTGGGGAGGATGTACTTGAACATGACCTCCCTATCCCTCGCCCCCATGGCGTGGGCGGCCTCAACGAAGAGTTGCCCTTTAAAGCTCAGTGTTTGACCGCGGACCATCCTGAAGTAGGTCGGGACGTAAACGAAGCTTATTGCTATGGCGGTGTTTAGGGGGCTTGGGCCCAGAACGACTGCTATGACTATCGCCAAGATGAGCGCGGGGAAGGCGTAAATGCTGTCCATTATGACGCTCAGCGTTCGGTCGATCTTTCCGCCGTAGTAGCCGGAGAGCAGGCCGAGGGGAATGCCTATGGACATGGAGAGGATTGTAGCTATGAAGACCACGTAGAGGACTATCCTTGAACCCCAGACTATCCTGGAGAACATGTCCTGTCCGAGCCGGTTCGTTCCCATAATGTGCTCCCCGCTTGGAGGTTTAAAGACGTCTTCAGTGCTCTGGGTAGGGTTGTAGGGTGCTATCAGCGGAGCGAATATCGCCATTAACAAGACGGCCAAGATTATGATGAGTCCAAAGATGAGCATGCCCCTGCCGGGTTTCTTCCCGAAGAGGAACTCGGAGATTTTTCCCGCTATTTCCATTTTGATCACCTCAGTACTTCACCCTTGGGTCAAGGACGGCGTAGACTATGTCCACTATGAGGCTGATGACGCCCACGAAGAAGGCGAAGAATATCACCGCACCCTGGATTGCGTTGTAGTCGCGGTAGTCGATCCTGTCCACGAGGAAGGTACCCATTCCGGGCCAGCTGAAGGTTGTCTCGGTTAGAACCGCACCGCCGAGGAGTATGGCGAACTGGAGGCCCATTAAGGTGACGACTGGTATGAAGGCGTTCTTGAGGGCATACCACAGAACCTTCCTGTCGGGAACTCCCCTGGCATGGTAAGCCCTGATGAAGTCCTGGCTGAGTACATCAACCATGTTGTTCCTGACGAGACGGGTGTAGGCACCGCTCAGGACTATTCCTAAGGTCAGGGATGGGAGGATAAGGTGCTTGACAGCACTCACAAACGCCTCCCAGTTACCGGTTAGAATGCTGTCCAGGACGTAGAGGCCCGTTATTGAATGCAGATTAACCCCAGGGTCGAGCCTCCCTGACGTTGGGAGCCAGTGGAGGTGAATCCCAAAGAGGTACTGGAGCATCATGCCGAACCAGGGTATGAAGAGGGTGTAGGCCACTATACTGTAGAGTCTCATCGCACTGTCTGTCTTGGTTCCCCTCTTCGTTGCCCCTATCACTCCGGTCAGGAGGCCGAGGAGCACGCTAACGGTGAATGACCAGATTGCCAGCTCAAACGTGGCAGGGAAGCGCTGGGCTATGTAGTCCCAGACAGGCTTGCCCATCGGGAAGGCCAGCGTAACTCCAAAGTCACCGTGGAGCAGGCCCGCGAGGTATTCAAAGTACTGCACGTAGAGGGGCTTGTCCAAACCCGCCATGTGCATGAGGTGCTCCAGCTGTTCCGGTGGGATGTTCTTCGTCCCTACGACGGCCATGACCGGGTTTCCGGGGAGTATTCTCAGGAAGATGAAGACGAGAGTATACAGAATGAGGATCGTCGGAATTATCATGAGCGCTCTGATTACTATGTATTGTCCCAAACCTCTAGCCACGTTATCACCTCGCTCGATTGAAATCAAAAAAAGGGTAAAAAGGAAATCACTCCTTGTAGAGGGTCGAGTACAAGAATATCATGTCCGGCCCTATTGCAACGCCCTTGACGTTCTTCTGCGTGACGACGAAGAGCTTACCCTGAATCAGAGGTATGTACGGCACGTCCTCTGCCAGTATGTCCTGGACCTGCTCGTAGAGCTTAGCTCTCTCGTTCTGGTCGCTCAGGATTTGGGCCTTTGTAAGAAGCTCGTCGACCTTCGGGTTGGAGTACCCGGTTCCAGCCCATTTGTTGGCGCCGCTCTTGAGGAACGGTGTGGTGTAGTCATCCGGGTCGAGGTAGTCCGGGTACCATCCGAGCAGGTAGACCTGCATCTGGCCGTTCCTGGCGTAGTCGGTGTACGTACCCCACTCGGCGCTCTTTATGGTGACTTTTATCATTCCCGTCTTCTCCCACTGCTCCTTTAGCACCTGGGCGAGGTCTGCCTCAGTGTCTCCATAGTGGGTTGGGGTGTACCAGAGCTGTATCTCCAGCGGGTTGCTCTCAGAGTAGCCAGCCTCCTGGAGAAGCTTCTTGGCGAGCTCAATGTTTCCATCGCCGTACTTCTCCTTGAAGACGTCTTTGTGGCTCCACATTCCGTTCGGAATCAGGCTGTAGAGAGGTTCAACAGTGCCCATGAAGACTTTCTTGGATATCTCGTTCCTGTCAATCGCCGCAGCCAGGGCCTGCCTCACCTTGACGTTGCTCGTTGGATCGTTCTTGGTGTTCAGGCAGATGTAGCGGATGAAACCTCCAGGAACCTCAATGACGTTGAAGTTTTCGTCCTTCTTGAGGCTCTCTATGTCACTCGGCCTCAGGGTTCTCCAGGCGATATCTATCTCGCCGTTCTGGAGGGCAAGGCGCATTGTCGAGGCGTCGCGGTAGAACTTGATTATGATCTTCTCGGTCTTAGGCTTCTCGCCGTAGTAGTTCGGGTTAGCCTCTAGAACGAGCTCCTCGTCACGAACCCACTTGACGATCCTGTAGGGTCCAGCTCCACCGGCAGTCTGGTCGCTGTCGATCTTGTCCGGAGCGTAGTTCGGGTGAACTGGGAAGTACGGAGGCGTGGTAAGCAGGGCCAGGAAGTAGCTCGTGGGCTGCTTGAGATAGAAGACAACGGTGTAGTCATCCTTTGCCTCGACCCTATCGACGAAATCAGTAACGAGCCAGGAGGGGGTCTCCCTGAATCTTCATTACCCTCTCAATGCTCCTAACGACATCTTTAGCTGTTAACGGCGTCCCATCGGCGAACTTAAGGTCCTTCCTCAGGTGGAACGTCCATACGGTCGAGTTCTCGTTAACTTCCCAGCTCTCCGCTAGAGCGGGTTCTATTTCAAGGGTGCCCGGCTTGTATTTGACGAGGCCCTCCATGACGTTGTGGAGAACCTCCCATGTGTAGAAGTCGTAGGCGTTAGCCGGGTCAAGGTCTGTTACCTTGTCGGTAACTCCTATCACTATTGTGCTTGCCTTCTCTTCTCCGCCACCGCCGCCACCAGTGCAGCCGCTGGCCACCACAGAAAAAACAACTAAAAAACTAACACAGCCGCTGTGTAACGTCCTTTCATGGGTTTCACCAGTGTATTATTAAGTTCATGTATGCATTTAAATCTTTCTCTCTGTATTACTATGTCAACAATTTGTGAGATGTAGCCCATGAAAGATCATAACTGGGCGGAAAGGTTTAATAGCAACTCAGAAATCAGTTGTAATATGAAGTGGGAAGAGTGGAAGCCGTTCTACATGAGGATCGTTGAGGAGATGGGTTACTCAATAGAGGAGGATAGAAAGGCCGCCCAGATACTGCGCGCTCTCCTTCTTGAAAGCGACGATTACATTCTAAGAGATGAACTTGAGGCCGTTGTTGGAGAAAAGGCCTACGTCTTCGGTGCAGGACCGAGCCTTGAAGATGCCCTGAAAGAGCTTGACTTCTCGGACGGAACGCTGATAGCGGCCGACGGTGCAACGTCAGCCCTCCTCGAAAACGGCCTCGTGCCGGACATCATCGTGTCCGACTTAGACGGGAGGATCCCGGACCTTAAGATAGCCAACGACAGGGGGGCATTCATGGTAATCCACGCCCACGGAGACAACATTGACAAGCTGACTTCTTACGTTCCCCTCTTTTCTAGAATCCTGGGTACGACCCAGGCTGAGCCGCTCGACATAGTTTACAACTTTGGCGGATTCACCGATGGGGACAGGGCCGCGTTTCTTGCCGAGGAACTTGGCGCTAAGGAGATCGTGCTGGTTGGTTTTGACTTCGGGAACGTTGTTGGGAAGTGGAGCAAGCCCGGCCTCAGAGAGCACTCGCCCATCTGGGAGAGCAAGCGGAAAAAGTTTGAGTTCGCAAGGGAACTCCTTGAGTGGCTGGAGAAGAATGGGCGGGCAAGACTTGTCTACTTATGAGCATACAACAGCATTGCTATCACTAGTAGGTCATTATACGCCTTTGGAGAACTACAATGAGTCAATTATTTATCTTTATATTTGTAAACTTTGGTGATGGCAATGGGGAAAAGTTTATAACAACCCGACCACCAGTTAATTAGGATGTATATGTTTGATGACGTGAACTAGTATGTTCATTGGGGTGGTGATGATAATGAAGAACAAACTCGAGACTAAACTTGCGGCTCAGCCGCTGAACTTTGAGTCATTCTTCTCCGAGAAGGCTCTGGAGATGAAGGCCTCGGAGATTAGGGAGCTCCTCAAACTCGTCGAGACGAGCGACGTTATAAGTCTCGCTGGAGGTCTTCCCGCTCCAGAGACGTTTCCGGTGGACATCATCAAGGAGATAGCTCAGGACGTCCTCACAAACCACGCCGACAAGGCCCTCCAGTACGGCACGACAAAGGGCTTTACACCGCTCCGCCTCGCCCTGGCCAGGTGGATGGAGAAGCGCTACGGAATCCCGATGAGCAAGGTCGAGATAATGATAGTCGCCGGAAGCCAGCAGGCGCTTGATTTGATCGGAAGGGTCTTCATAAACCCAGGCGACATAGTGGTCGTCGAAGGGCCAACATACCTTGCCGCCCTCCAGGCCTTCAACTACTATGAGCCAGAGTTCATCAGCATCCCGATGGATCACGACGGCATGCGCGTTGACCTCCTCGAGGAGAAGCTCGAAGAACTTGAGAAACAGGGGAAGCGCATCAAGTTCGTCTACACGGTCTCGACCTTCCAGAACCCGATGGGCGTTACCATGAGCGTTGACAGGAGGAAGAAGCTCATCGAGCTGGCGAAGGAGTACGACTTCCTCATCGTCGAGGACAACCCCTACAGCGAGCTCCGCTACTCCGGCGAGCCGGTTCCGCCGATCAAGCACTTCGACGATGAGGGCAGGGTCATCTACCTTGGAACCTTCTCCAAGATACTCGCCCCAGGCTTCCGCCTCGGCTGGGTAGCGGCCCATCCGCACTTCATCAGGAAGATGGAGATAGCAAAGCAGAGCATCGACCTCTGCGCCAACACTCTCGCCCAGGTGATAGCCTGGAAGTACGTTGAGGATGGCCACCTCGACAGGCACATACCGGAGATAATCGAGTTCTACAAGCCGAGAAGGGATGCGATGCTCCAGGCGCTCGAGGAGTACATGCCGGAAGGCGTCGAATGGACGAGGCCGGACGGCGGAATGTTCATCTGGGTAACTCTCCCAGAGGGCATAGACACGAAGCTTATGATGGAGAAGGCCGTTGCGAAGGGCGTTGCCTACGTCCCGGGTGAGGCCTTCTTTGCCTACAGGGACATCAAGAACACGATGAGGCTCAACTTCACCTACGTTCCAGAGGATAAGATCCGCGAGGGCGTCAGAAGACTTGCCGAGGTAATAGCGGAGGAAATGAAAAAGCTCAAGTGAGTTTCTCTTCATCTCTGCTACCTATACTTTTTTATTTGGTTGCCCTTATTTTTCCCCAGGTGAGACTTATGCGTCCAATCATAGCCATAATCGGTACCTCCAAAGACGGATATACCCTGACTAATACGCAGCACTTCAAGAGGGTTCTTGAGGCTGGTGGCCTTCCAGTGCTCTTCAGTCCAGAGAGCGATCCTGAGGATGTTATAGAAGTTTCGGACGGCATACTCCTTGTTCAAGGCCCCGACATCCATCCCAGTTTCTACGGTGAGGATCCTTCACCCAACCTCAGGGACGTGGACGTCGTTAAGGACGAGTTTGAAATGACCCTTGTCAAACTGGCGATTGAGAGAGAAATCCCGATTCTCGGTGTTGGAAGGGGAATGCAGATAATAAACGTCGCCCTAGGTGGGACGCTGTATCAGGACGTATATGAAATCCCGAAGGCCATAAAGCACGACTGGGAAATCGGCAGGGTTAGGCCCGATCAGAAGCTCCACACGGTGAGGGTGAAAACGGACTCAAAGCTCTACAACATCCTCAAAGACGTCCTGGTCATCGAGGGCACAAACGATGCCTGGACTTGGGTAAACAGCTTCCACCACCAGGCCGTCAAGAGGGTCGGAGAGGGCCTCAGACAGGTGGCCTTTTCCGTTGATGGCCTCATAGAGGGCATCGAGTCCACCGACGAGAGCTTCGTTATCGGTGTCCAGTGGCAGCCTGAGTACTTGGACGAAATGAAAGTCCTGTACGAGGCTCTGGTGAAGGCGGCGCTCGCGCACCAGCAGCGGAAGCACGAGATTGAATTAATCCAGCTCGAGGAAGAGGCTAAGAAGAGGCTCCTTCAAGGCTCTACGGAACAAGGTGAGAGCCATCGCACGTCGGAAACGAACGATAACCCTCCCGACATGAACCAAACGTGATTCCCTTCTCGGTTATCTTCTTTTCGGCCTCCCTCAAGAGGGGCATCCTAACGTCCTTTGGGAGGTAGTAGTAGCCTCCTATTTTTTCTCCCCTCTCGTAAAGCAGCCACAGCTTCTTCATAAGCTCCGGGAACTTTGCGAACATTCTCTTTTTTGAGTCGGGCCTGAGCTTGAGGGTGGAGACCGTTATGTGGCTCACAAAGGAGAGGGCGTCGAGGGTTCTATCGAAGTCTTCCCAAGTGTAGTAGGGAATTATCGGGTCAATCCTGGCGTAGACTGGAATGCCAGCATCTTTCGCCTTCTTCAGCGCCTTTATCCTTCTCCTTGGGGATGGGGCGTTCGGTTCGAGGAGCTTTGCCTTTCTCTCGTCTACGGTCGTCACCGTTACTCCAACAGCGCACCTCAGCTCGCTCAGGATGTCTATGTCCCTCTCAAAGATGTCGGACTTCGTTAAAATGAGACAGCGCACGCCGTACCTCTTGAACAGTTCTAAGACTTTTCTCGTTATTCCGAGCTCCCGCTCCACCGTTGGGTAGGGGTCGGAGGAATACGAGAGGGCCACTATGTACCTCCTGTCGAACTTTCGAAGCTCTTTCTCCAGTTTTGGAATGAGGTCTTTCTTTGTCCTGACACGGAAGGCGTTGGGGATGTAGCTGGTTATGTAGCAGTAAACGCAGGCGTGGTCGCAACCGGTGTAGGGATTGAGGGTGTACTTGAAGGGACACGTGCAGAGGGGGCTTTTCCACGGGTCGAAGGGCCTTATGTACATAGCCTCCAATTCGGAAATACATTTAAAAAAGTAAACCCTAGCGCCCTCGGTGGTTCCATGGTCAAAGGGGCGGTAAAGTGGGTTCCGGGTAAAGAATTCCAGTTCATCGGAAGGATGGAA
This region of Thermococcus stetteri genomic DNA includes:
- a CDS encoding SPL family radical SAM protein, producing MYIRPFDPWKSPLCTCPFKYTLNPYTGCDHACVYCYITSYIPNAFRVRTKKDLIPKLEKELRKFDRRYIVALSYSSDPYPTVERELGITRKVLELFKRYGVRCLILTKSDIFERDIDILSELRCAVGVTVTTVDERKAKLLEPNAPSPRRRIKALKKAKDAGIPVYARIDPIIPYYTWEDFDRTLDALSFVSHITVSTLKLRPDSKKRMFAKFPELMKKLWLLYERGEKIGGYYYLPKDVRMPLLREAEKKITEKGITFGSCREGYRSFPTCDGSHLVP
- a CDS encoding ABC transporter permease, coding for MEIAGKISEFLFGKKPGRGMLIFGLIIILAVLLMAIFAPLIAPYNPTQSTEDVFKPPSGEHIMGTNRLGQDMFSRIVWGSRIVLYVVFIATILSMSIGIPLGLLSGYYGGKIDRTLSVIMDSIYAFPALILAIVIAVVLGPSPLNTAIAISFVYVPTYFRMVRGQTLSFKGQLFVEAAHAMGARDREVMFKYILPNLAPTVLVVFTLSVADAILTEAGLSFLGLSVTPPTPDWGYDLRVGQPFLLDGYWWLVFFPGIMIMLLAMAFALIGEALSERLSLGTR
- a CDS encoding aminotransferase-like domain-containing protein, with the protein product MKNKLETKLAAQPLNFESFFSEKALEMKASEIRELLKLVETSDVISLAGGLPAPETFPVDIIKEIAQDVLTNHADKALQYGTTKGFTPLRLALARWMEKRYGIPMSKVEIMIVAGSQQALDLIGRVFINPGDIVVVEGPTYLAALQAFNYYEPEFISIPMDHDGMRVDLLEEKLEELEKQGKRIKFVYTVSTFQNPMGVTMSVDRRKKLIELAKEYDFLIVEDNPYSELRYSGEPVPPIKHFDDEGRVIYLGTFSKILAPGFRLGWVAAHPHFIRKMEIAKQSIDLCANTLAQVIAWKYVEDGHLDRHIPEIIEFYKPRRDAMLQALEEYMPEGVEWTRPDGGMFIWVTLPEGIDTKLMMEKAVAKGVAYVPGEAFFAYRDIKNTMRLNFTYVPEDKIREGVRRLAEVIAEEMKKLK
- a CDS encoding gamma-glutamyl-gamma-aminobutyrate hydrolase family protein, whose product is MRPIIAIIGTSKDGYTLTNTQHFKRVLEAGGLPVLFSPESDPEDVIEVSDGILLVQGPDIHPSFYGEDPSPNLRDVDVVKDEFEMTLVKLAIEREIPILGVGRGMQIINVALGGTLYQDVYEIPKAIKHDWEIGRVRPDQKLHTVRVKTDSKLYNILKDVLVIEGTNDAWTWVNSFHHQAVKRVGEGLRQVAFSVDGLIEGIESTDESFVIGVQWQPEYLDEMKVLYEALVKAALAHQQRKHEIELIQLEEEAKKRLLQGSTEQGESHRTSETNDNPPDMNQT
- a CDS encoding 6-hydroxymethylpterin diphosphokinase MptE-like protein, with the protein product MKWEEWKPFYMRIVEEMGYSIEEDRKAAQILRALLLESDDYILRDELEAVVGEKAYVFGAGPSLEDALKELDFSDGTLIAADGATSALLENGLVPDIIVSDLDGRIPDLKIANDRGAFMVIHAHGDNIDKLTSYVPLFSRILGTTQAEPLDIVYNFGGFTDGDRAAFLAEELGAKEIVLVGFDFGNVVGKWSKPGLREHSPIWESKRKKFEFARELLEWLEKNGRARLVYL
- a CDS encoding ABC transporter substrate-binding protein encodes the protein MASGCTGGGGGGEEKASTIVIGVTDKVTDLDPANAYDFYTWEVLHNVMEGLVKYKPGTLEIEPALAESWEVNENSTVWTFHLRKDLKFADGTPLTAKDVVRSIERVMKIQGDPLLARY
- a CDS encoding ABC transporter permease — translated: MARGLGQYIVIRALMIIPTILILYTLVFIFLRILPGNPVMAVVGTKNIPPEQLEHLMHMAGLDKPLYVQYFEYLAGLLHGDFGVTLAFPMGKPVWDYIAQRFPATFELAIWSFTVSVLLGLLTGVIGATKRGTKTDSAMRLYSIVAYTLFIPWFGMMLQYLFGIHLHWLPTSGRLDPGVNLHSITGLYVLDSILTGNWEAFVSAVKHLILPSLTLGIVLSGAYTRLVRNNMVDVLSQDFIRAYHARGVPDRKVLWYALKNAFIPVVTLMGLQFAILLGGAVLTETTFSWPGMGTFLVDRIDYRDYNAIQGAVIFFAFFVGVISLIVDIVYAVLDPRVKY